Genomic DNA from Thermotoga petrophila RKU-1:
GAGAAGCGATCGAACCCATCATTTTTGCGCTTCTTACAAAGCTCAAGAACGTCTTGGAAAGAACACCACCAGAACTCTCTGCCGATATCATAAACAACGGCATTCGTCTGACCGGCGGTGGTGCACTGCTCAGAGGGCTGGACAGAACTATATACGATGAAATACACGTGAAGACGATTGTGGCAGACGACCCCATAACCTGCGTCGCAAGAGGAACGGGGATTCTCCTCGAAGATGAGAAACTCCTGAAAACCGTGTGTGAAACCTATTCGAGGTGATGTTATGACGAGGGGCATATACAACGCCGCGATGGGAATGCTTGTAGATATGGCCAAACTCGATAGAATCGCCAACGATCTGGCAAACGTTGACACTGCAGGCTACAAACAGGACCGGGAAGCCTTCAGGGCCTACCTGAGACGAGAGGTGTTCAGGCAAGAACCAGATCCGGTGGAGAGCAGAACGAAAAAAGTGCCGATCGGTCCTCTGGAGTACGCTACCGTTCTCGACGAGGTCAGAACAGATCTCTCCCAGGGTCCCGTTGAGAAAACAGACGTTCCTTACCACCTCGCGATAAATGGAGAAGGATTCTTCAGAATAGAATTCAACGGAGGAGAGTACTACACAAGAAACGGGGAATTCACTGTGAACAGCGAGGGATACATCGTTACGAATTACGGAGGCTATCTCCTCGATGAAAACGGTGAAAGAGTCAGATTCTTCGATGATTTCACCGTGGACGAAGAGGGCTACGTGAGAGACGCATATGGAAACATTGTCACCAGGATCGGTGTGTACAATCTGGAAAACCCAGAAAAATTTGGAAACACACTCTTCACAGGCGAGAATCCATCACCTTCGGAGAACTTTAGGATTATGCAGGGATACGTAGAAAAATCAAATGTGGATGCCCTGAAAGCCATGGTGGATATGATCTCAGCGATGAGACACTACGAGTTATCGCAGAGAGCAGTGACAGTGAACGACGAACTAAACGGAAAGCTGATCAATTCACTCGCCAGTCTGAAATGAACCGGAGGTGTTGAGCAATGATGATATCGCTTTACTCTGCGGCAACGGGGATGTCAGCACAGCAGTTCAAACTCGATACCATAGCGAACAACCTCGCCAATGTGGACACAACAGGCTACAAAAAAGTGAGGGCAGAGTTCCAGGACCTTCTCTATCAGTACGTGAAGAACGCTGGAACTCCAACCGCCGCGACGTCATCTCTTCCAACAGGACTCTACGTGGGTCACGGGGTGAGAACGGCAGCGACGACGCGCATTTTCACCTTGGGTAATTTCGAGCAAACGGGAAACGCGCTTGATCTTGCGATAGCCGGAGACGGATTTTTCCAGATCCAGCTTCAGGACGGTAGAATCGCTTATACAAGAGACGGAAGCTTCAAGATGGACAGTGAAGGAAGAATAGTCACTTCCAACGGACTTCTTCTGGTACCGGAAATCACCATACCTGAAAACGCCGTCTCGATAAACGTTTCTCCCGATGGAATCGTCTCCGCCGAACTCCAGGATGGTACGATACAGGAACTTGGAACGATCACCCTTGTGAGATTCGTGAACCCATCTGGTTTGAAATCCATAGGAGACAACCTCTATATCGCAACTCCAGCCTCTGGAGACCCCATCGAGGGTGTTCCAGGACAGGACGGCTTCGGTGCTATAAAGCAGGGCTTTCTGGAGAAGTCCAACGTTGATGTGGTGCGGGAAATGGTGGACATGATCACAGCACAGAGGGCCTACGAATTCAATTCTCGAGTTATCCAGACAGCCGATGAGATGCTCAGAACAGCCACGAATGTGAAGAGATGATGAGTTATGAGGATTCTCCCGGTTTTGATAGTGCTCATCTCCTCCTTCCTCTTTTCTGAAACTCTGACGTTGAAGGAAACGCTCCTGGCTTCGCCAGGAGTTCTTTTCTTAGATGACATCACGATCGAAAAAGTAGAATCTGAAAAGAATCTGATGATTCTCCTGCCCGGGCTCGAATATCTCGTGACCAGAGATCTCCTCAGAACAAAATTTCCAGAGTACGATTTCACAGGTCCAGAAAGCGTGAGAATAACTGTGGAAGGATCCAGCAGTCTCAAAAACACTGTTTTCGAAGAGATAGGAAAGAAAGCGGGAACAGAAGACTTCGAAGCCTTCGTGGTGAAGACCTTTGGAACTCTGCCGGAGAAATTTGAACCTCAAACGATCAGAGTAACGAAAATCTCGAAAAATCTCTTCAGCGTCTTTCTGAGGTTTCCGGAAACATACGTGACCCTCAACATGTTGCTACGCAAAGAAAGGAATGTGGTGGTTCTGAAGAGAAATATAAATGTGGGCGATGTGATAAAGGAAGAAGACGTGAGACTGGAAAAGAAAAACGTGTTCGAGATCTATGGAGAGCCGTTCTTCGACGTTTCAGAGGTGGTCGGAAAGATATCCAGAAGATACCTGAAAGAGGGAACCGTTCTGACTGCGGACATGGTGAAAGATCCCCCCGACGTGGTGAAAGGCCAGGTGGTTCCAGCTTACGTGGACATGGGCAGCATAAAGGTAACAACGTTCGTTGAGGTTTTGGAAAACGGCTATCTCGGTGAAACGGTGAGGGCGATGAACGTAGAGAGCAGAAAATACGTCTTTGGAAGAGTTGAGAGAGGACCTGTATTGAGAATTCTGGAGGTGGTAGAGTGA
This window encodes:
- the flgF gene encoding flagellar basal-body rod protein FlgF, with amino-acid sequence MTRGIYNAAMGMLVDMAKLDRIANDLANVDTAGYKQDREAFRAYLRREVFRQEPDPVESRTKKVPIGPLEYATVLDEVRTDLSQGPVEKTDVPYHLAINGEGFFRIEFNGGEYYTRNGEFTVNSEGYIVTNYGGYLLDENGERVRFFDDFTVDEEGYVRDAYGNIVTRIGVYNLENPEKFGNTLFTGENPSPSENFRIMQGYVEKSNVDALKAMVDMISAMRHYELSQRAVTVNDELNGKLINSLASLK
- the flgG gene encoding flagellar basal-body rod protein FlgG, with amino-acid sequence MMISLYSAATGMSAQQFKLDTIANNLANVDTTGYKKVRAEFQDLLYQYVKNAGTPTAATSSLPTGLYVGHGVRTAATTRIFTLGNFEQTGNALDLAIAGDGFFQIQLQDGRIAYTRDGSFKMDSEGRIVTSNGLLLVPEITIPENAVSINVSPDGIVSAELQDGTIQELGTITLVRFVNPSGLKSIGDNLYIATPASGDPIEGVPGQDGFGAIKQGFLEKSNVDVVREMVDMITAQRAYEFNSRVIQTADEMLRTATNVKR
- the flgA gene encoding flagellar basal body P-ring formation chaperone FlgA gives rise to the protein MRILPVLIVLISSFLFSETLTLKETLLASPGVLFLDDITIEKVESEKNLMILLPGLEYLVTRDLLRTKFPEYDFTGPESVRITVEGSSSLKNTVFEEIGKKAGTEDFEAFVVKTFGTLPEKFEPQTIRVTKISKNLFSVFLRFPETYVTLNMLLRKERNVVVLKRNINVGDVIKEEDVRLEKKNVFEIYGEPFFDVSEVVGKISRRYLKEGTVLTADMVKDPPDVVKGQVVPAYVDMGSIKVTTFVEVLENGYLGETVRAMNVESRKYVFGRVERGPVLRILEVVE